One window of the Pieris brassicae chromosome 2, ilPieBrab1.1, whole genome shotgun sequence genome contains the following:
- the LOC123718316 gene encoding serine/threonine-protein kinase tousled-like 2 isoform X7 produces MSAGSQIQMAPQTTVNTGQPVHNNQDSNMSTGSSHSDKEVDALTPEKSAAMRGSATVPGSALVPPSGATPTIAMPERKRKRKGEEGVGGGGGGGKQRNNSDKNIREYFSKHPSSSPVRHTGAKSPSPQSANYPMYPPSPSSISSILAPGADYLRSASQQRPHPSVKQIQTEMTCQRIQELETQASSDLELRNNKIDELTRTNEELQLQVQAQNKAIDQHKSHINKCIEVVKKLLNEKSTIEKKEARQRCMQNRLRLGQFVTQRVGATFQENWTDGYAFQELTRRQEEITAEKEEIDRQKKLLMKKRPSNSEGRGKRTSSVAAPTTPQPLHNGTDPPTFLKPDPLPSLTWQEYYEADEILKLRQSALKKEDADLQLEMEKLERERNLHIRELKRIHNEDQSRFSQHPVLSDRYLLLMLLGKGGFSEVHKAFDLREQRYTACKVHQLNKDWKEDKKANYIKHALREYNIHKALDHPRIVKLYDVFEIDGNSFCTVLEYCNGHDLDFYLKQHKTIPEREARSIVMQVVSALKYLNEIKPPVIHYDLKPGNILLTEGNVCGEIKITDFGLSKVMDEENYNPDHGMDLTSQGAGTYWYLPPECFVVGKNPPKISSKVDVWSVGVIFYQCLYGKKPFGHNQSQATILEENTILKATEVQFANKPTVSNEAKSFIRACLAYRKEERIDVFGLARHEYLQPPMPKPRGAPGNTHAHQPAFPPSMYASSSS; encoded by the exons ATGTCAGCTGGCTCACAAATTCAAATGGCACCTCAAACTACTGTCAACACGGGCCAGCCAGTACATAATAATCAGGACTCCAATATGAGCACAG GATCTTCTCATAGTGATAAAGAAGTAGATGCATTAACTCCTGAAAAGTCAGCTGCTATGAGAGGTTCTGCGACTGTACCAGGCAGTGCTTTAGTGCCACCGAGTGGAGCTACACCTACTATAGCAATGCCAGAAAGGAAAAGAAAGCGAAAAG GTGAAGAAGGTGTTGGCGGGGGTGGGGGTGGTGGTAAGCAAAGAAACAATTCGGATAAGAACATTCGTGAATATTTCTCGAAACACCCATCGTCCAGTCCGGTCCGGCACACCGGGGCGAAGTCACCGTCGCCGCAAAGCGCCAATTATCCTATG TACCCACCGTCACCATCATCAATATCATCAATATTGGCTCCGGGAGCTGATTACTTACGTTCCGCCTCGCAACAGCGACCTCACCCTTCTGTTAAACAG aTTCAGACAGAAATGACATGTCAGAGGATACAAGAGTTAGAAACTCAGGCTTCGTCTGACTTAGAgctaagaaataataaaatagatgaaTTAACAAGGACTAATGAAGAGTTGCAACTTCAAGTTCAAGCGCAGAATAAG GCTATCGATCAACATAAAtcacatattaataaatgtatagaggttgtaaaaaagttattaaatgaGAAAAGTACTATAGAAAAGAAAGAGGCTCGGCAGAGATGTATGCAAAACAGATTAAGGCTGGGACAATTTGTGACTCAGCGAGTTGGTGCTACTTTCCAAGAGAACTGGACTGATGGATATGCATTTCAAGAATTAACAAG GCGGCAAGAGGAGATAACGGCTGAGAAGGAGGAGATCGATCGGCAGAAGAAGCTACTGATGAAGAAGCGGCCGTCCAACAGCGAAGGCAGAGGCAAACGCACGTCCAGCGTAGCCGCGCCCACGACCCCCCAGCCCCTGCACAACGGCACCGACCCGCCCACCTTCCTCAAGCCCGACCCTCTACCCAGTCTCACCTGGCAGGAGTACTACGAGGCCGACGAGATCCTGAAG CTACGACAAAGCGCGTTGAAAAAGGAAGATGCTGATTTGCAGCTCGAAATGGAAAAATTGGAGAGGGAAAGAAATCTTCACATCAGAGAATTGAAGAGAATACACAATGAAGATCAGAGTAGATTCTCGCAACATCCAGTGCTGTCTGACAG ATATCTGCTGCTAATGCTGTTGGGCAAGGGTGGTTTTAGTGAGGTCCACAAGGCCTTTGACCTTAGAGAACAGCGCTACACTGCTTGCAAGGTTCACCAGCTCAACAAGGATTGGAAAGAAGACAAGAAGGCCAACTATATCAA ACACGCACTCCGGGAGTACAACATTCACAAGGCCCTTGACCACCCTCGGATCGTGAAGTTGTATGATGTTTTCGAAATTGACGGAAATTCATTTTGTACAGTGCTCGAATATTGCAATGGCCATGATCTTGACTTTTATCTTAAGCAg CATAAGACAATACCGGAACGAGAAGCCAGATCAATAGTGATGCAAGTGGTGTCtgcattaaaatatctaaatgaGATAAAGCCTCCGGTGATACATTATGACCTCAAACCGGGAAATATCTTACTCACCGAGGGAAATGTCTGTGGAGAGATCAAAATCACTGACTTTGGCCTCTCAAAAGTGATGGATGAGGAGAACTATAATCCTGACCATGGAATGGATCTCACCAGCCAAGGGGCTGGTACCTATTG gtATCTTCCCCCCGAGTGCTTCGTGGTCGGCAAGAATCCGCCAAAGATAAGTAGCAAGGTAGACGTGTGGAGCGTGGGTGTAATCTTCTACCAATGCCTCTATGGGAAGAAGCCGTTTGGACACAACCAAAGCCAGGCGACTATCCTCGAGGAGAACACCATCCTAAAGGCAACGGAGGTGCAGTTTGCCAATAAACCCACTGTCAGTAACGAGGCTAAG AGTTTCATCCGCGCCTGCCTGGCCTACCGCAAAGAGGAGCGCATCGACGTGTTCGGGCTGGCGCGGCACGAGTACCTCCAGCCGCCCATGCCCAAGCCCCGGGGCGCCCCCGGCAACACCCACGCCCACCAACCGGCCTTCCCGCCCTCCATGTACGCCAGCTCCTCTTCCTAG
- the LOC123718316 gene encoding serine/threonine-protein kinase tousled-like 2 isoform X2: MTEKVLHPGAGVKMEHFQAALDPRKQELLEARFLGAKVSAGAVLVESQRVTEFKPMSAGSQIQMAPQTTVNTGQPVHNNQDSNMSTGSSHSDKEVDALTPEKSAAMRGSATVPGSALVPPSGATPTIAMPERKRKRKGEEGVGGGGGGGKQRNNSDKNIREYFSKHPSSSPVRHTGAKSPSPQSANYPMYPPSPSSISSILAPGADYLRSASQQRPHPSVKQIQTEMTCQRIQELETQASSDLELRNNKIDELTRTNEELQLQVQAQNKAIDQHKSHINKCIEVVKKLLNEKSTIEKKEARQRCMQNRLRLGQFVTQRVGATFQENWTDGYAFQELTRRQEEITAEKEEIDRQKKLLMKKRPSNSEGRGKRTSSVAAPTTPQPLHNGTDPPTFLKPDPLPSLTWQEYYEADEILKLRQSALKKEDADLQLEMEKLERERNLHIRELKRIHNEDQSRFSQHPVLSDRYLLLMLLGKGGFSEVHKAFDLREQRYTACKVHQLNKDWKEDKKANYIKHALREYNIHKALDHPRIVKLYDVFEIDGNSFCTVLEYCNGHDLDFYLKQHKTIPEREARSIVMQVVSALKYLNEIKPPVIHYDLKPGNILLTEGNVCGEIKITDFGLSKVMDEENYNPDHGMDLTSQGAGTYWYLPPECFVVGKNPPKISSKVDVWSVGVIFYQCLYGKKPFGHNQSQATILEENTILKATEVQFANKPTVSNEAKSFIRACLAYRKEERIDVFGLARHEYLQPPMPKPRGAPGNTHAHQPAFPPSMYASSSS, translated from the exons ATGTCAGCTGGCTCACAAATTCAAATGGCACCTCAAACTACTGTCAACACGGGCCAGCCAGTACATAATAATCAGGACTCCAATATGAGCACAG GATCTTCTCATAGTGATAAAGAAGTAGATGCATTAACTCCTGAAAAGTCAGCTGCTATGAGAGGTTCTGCGACTGTACCAGGCAGTGCTTTAGTGCCACCGAGTGGAGCTACACCTACTATAGCAATGCCAGAAAGGAAAAGAAAGCGAAAAG GTGAAGAAGGTGTTGGCGGGGGTGGGGGTGGTGGTAAGCAAAGAAACAATTCGGATAAGAACATTCGTGAATATTTCTCGAAACACCCATCGTCCAGTCCGGTCCGGCACACCGGGGCGAAGTCACCGTCGCCGCAAAGCGCCAATTATCCTATG TACCCACCGTCACCATCATCAATATCATCAATATTGGCTCCGGGAGCTGATTACTTACGTTCCGCCTCGCAACAGCGACCTCACCCTTCTGTTAAACAG aTTCAGACAGAAATGACATGTCAGAGGATACAAGAGTTAGAAACTCAGGCTTCGTCTGACTTAGAgctaagaaataataaaatagatgaaTTAACAAGGACTAATGAAGAGTTGCAACTTCAAGTTCAAGCGCAGAATAAG GCTATCGATCAACATAAAtcacatattaataaatgtatagaggttgtaaaaaagttattaaatgaGAAAAGTACTATAGAAAAGAAAGAGGCTCGGCAGAGATGTATGCAAAACAGATTAAGGCTGGGACAATTTGTGACTCAGCGAGTTGGTGCTACTTTCCAAGAGAACTGGACTGATGGATATGCATTTCAAGAATTAACAAG GCGGCAAGAGGAGATAACGGCTGAGAAGGAGGAGATCGATCGGCAGAAGAAGCTACTGATGAAGAAGCGGCCGTCCAACAGCGAAGGCAGAGGCAAACGCACGTCCAGCGTAGCCGCGCCCACGACCCCCCAGCCCCTGCACAACGGCACCGACCCGCCCACCTTCCTCAAGCCCGACCCTCTACCCAGTCTCACCTGGCAGGAGTACTACGAGGCCGACGAGATCCTGAAG CTACGACAAAGCGCGTTGAAAAAGGAAGATGCTGATTTGCAGCTCGAAATGGAAAAATTGGAGAGGGAAAGAAATCTTCACATCAGAGAATTGAAGAGAATACACAATGAAGATCAGAGTAGATTCTCGCAACATCCAGTGCTGTCTGACAG ATATCTGCTGCTAATGCTGTTGGGCAAGGGTGGTTTTAGTGAGGTCCACAAGGCCTTTGACCTTAGAGAACAGCGCTACACTGCTTGCAAGGTTCACCAGCTCAACAAGGATTGGAAAGAAGACAAGAAGGCCAACTATATCAA ACACGCACTCCGGGAGTACAACATTCACAAGGCCCTTGACCACCCTCGGATCGTGAAGTTGTATGATGTTTTCGAAATTGACGGAAATTCATTTTGTACAGTGCTCGAATATTGCAATGGCCATGATCTTGACTTTTATCTTAAGCAg CATAAGACAATACCGGAACGAGAAGCCAGATCAATAGTGATGCAAGTGGTGTCtgcattaaaatatctaaatgaGATAAAGCCTCCGGTGATACATTATGACCTCAAACCGGGAAATATCTTACTCACCGAGGGAAATGTCTGTGGAGAGATCAAAATCACTGACTTTGGCCTCTCAAAAGTGATGGATGAGGAGAACTATAATCCTGACCATGGAATGGATCTCACCAGCCAAGGGGCTGGTACCTATTG gtATCTTCCCCCCGAGTGCTTCGTGGTCGGCAAGAATCCGCCAAAGATAAGTAGCAAGGTAGACGTGTGGAGCGTGGGTGTAATCTTCTACCAATGCCTCTATGGGAAGAAGCCGTTTGGACACAACCAAAGCCAGGCGACTATCCTCGAGGAGAACACCATCCTAAAGGCAACGGAGGTGCAGTTTGCCAATAAACCCACTGTCAGTAACGAGGCTAAG AGTTTCATCCGCGCCTGCCTGGCCTACCGCAAAGAGGAGCGCATCGACGTGTTCGGGCTGGCGCGGCACGAGTACCTCCAGCCGCCCATGCCCAAGCCCCGGGGCGCCCCCGGCAACACCCACGCCCACCAACCGGCCTTCCCGCCCTCCATGTACGCCAGCTCCTCTTCCTAG
- the LOC123718316 gene encoding serine/threonine-protein kinase tousled-like 2 isoform X5 produces the protein MTEKVLHPGAGVKMEHFQAALDPRKQELLEARFLGAKMSAGSQIQMAPQTTVNTGQPVHNNQDSNMSTGSSHSDKEVDALTPEKSAAMRGSATVPGSALVPPSGATPTIAMPERKRKRKGEEGVGGGGGGGKQRNNSDKNIREYFSKHPSSSPVRHTGAKSPSPQSANYPMYPPSPSSISSILAPGADYLRSASQQRPHPSVKQIQTEMTCQRIQELETQASSDLELRNNKIDELTRTNEELQLQVQAQNKAIDQHKSHINKCIEVVKKLLNEKSTIEKKEARQRCMQNRLRLGQFVTQRVGATFQENWTDGYAFQELTRRQEEITAEKEEIDRQKKLLMKKRPSNSEGRGKRTSSVAAPTTPQPLHNGTDPPTFLKPDPLPSLTWQEYYEADEILKLRQSALKKEDADLQLEMEKLERERNLHIRELKRIHNEDQSRFSQHPVLSDRYLLLMLLGKGGFSEVHKAFDLREQRYTACKVHQLNKDWKEDKKANYIKHALREYNIHKALDHPRIVKLYDVFEIDGNSFCTVLEYCNGHDLDFYLKQHKTIPEREARSIVMQVVSALKYLNEIKPPVIHYDLKPGNILLTEGNVCGEIKITDFGLSKVMDEENYNPDHGMDLTSQGAGTYWYLPPECFVVGKNPPKISSKVDVWSVGVIFYQCLYGKKPFGHNQSQATILEENTILKATEVQFANKPTVSNEAKSFIRACLAYRKEERIDVFGLARHEYLQPPMPKPRGAPGNTHAHQPAFPPSMYASSSS, from the exons ATGTCAGCTGGCTCACAAATTCAAATGGCACCTCAAACTACTGTCAACACGGGCCAGCCAGTACATAATAATCAGGACTCCAATATGAGCACAG GATCTTCTCATAGTGATAAAGAAGTAGATGCATTAACTCCTGAAAAGTCAGCTGCTATGAGAGGTTCTGCGACTGTACCAGGCAGTGCTTTAGTGCCACCGAGTGGAGCTACACCTACTATAGCAATGCCAGAAAGGAAAAGAAAGCGAAAAG GTGAAGAAGGTGTTGGCGGGGGTGGGGGTGGTGGTAAGCAAAGAAACAATTCGGATAAGAACATTCGTGAATATTTCTCGAAACACCCATCGTCCAGTCCGGTCCGGCACACCGGGGCGAAGTCACCGTCGCCGCAAAGCGCCAATTATCCTATG TACCCACCGTCACCATCATCAATATCATCAATATTGGCTCCGGGAGCTGATTACTTACGTTCCGCCTCGCAACAGCGACCTCACCCTTCTGTTAAACAG aTTCAGACAGAAATGACATGTCAGAGGATACAAGAGTTAGAAACTCAGGCTTCGTCTGACTTAGAgctaagaaataataaaatagatgaaTTAACAAGGACTAATGAAGAGTTGCAACTTCAAGTTCAAGCGCAGAATAAG GCTATCGATCAACATAAAtcacatattaataaatgtatagaggttgtaaaaaagttattaaatgaGAAAAGTACTATAGAAAAGAAAGAGGCTCGGCAGAGATGTATGCAAAACAGATTAAGGCTGGGACAATTTGTGACTCAGCGAGTTGGTGCTACTTTCCAAGAGAACTGGACTGATGGATATGCATTTCAAGAATTAACAAG GCGGCAAGAGGAGATAACGGCTGAGAAGGAGGAGATCGATCGGCAGAAGAAGCTACTGATGAAGAAGCGGCCGTCCAACAGCGAAGGCAGAGGCAAACGCACGTCCAGCGTAGCCGCGCCCACGACCCCCCAGCCCCTGCACAACGGCACCGACCCGCCCACCTTCCTCAAGCCCGACCCTCTACCCAGTCTCACCTGGCAGGAGTACTACGAGGCCGACGAGATCCTGAAG CTACGACAAAGCGCGTTGAAAAAGGAAGATGCTGATTTGCAGCTCGAAATGGAAAAATTGGAGAGGGAAAGAAATCTTCACATCAGAGAATTGAAGAGAATACACAATGAAGATCAGAGTAGATTCTCGCAACATCCAGTGCTGTCTGACAG ATATCTGCTGCTAATGCTGTTGGGCAAGGGTGGTTTTAGTGAGGTCCACAAGGCCTTTGACCTTAGAGAACAGCGCTACACTGCTTGCAAGGTTCACCAGCTCAACAAGGATTGGAAAGAAGACAAGAAGGCCAACTATATCAA ACACGCACTCCGGGAGTACAACATTCACAAGGCCCTTGACCACCCTCGGATCGTGAAGTTGTATGATGTTTTCGAAATTGACGGAAATTCATTTTGTACAGTGCTCGAATATTGCAATGGCCATGATCTTGACTTTTATCTTAAGCAg CATAAGACAATACCGGAACGAGAAGCCAGATCAATAGTGATGCAAGTGGTGTCtgcattaaaatatctaaatgaGATAAAGCCTCCGGTGATACATTATGACCTCAAACCGGGAAATATCTTACTCACCGAGGGAAATGTCTGTGGAGAGATCAAAATCACTGACTTTGGCCTCTCAAAAGTGATGGATGAGGAGAACTATAATCCTGACCATGGAATGGATCTCACCAGCCAAGGGGCTGGTACCTATTG gtATCTTCCCCCCGAGTGCTTCGTGGTCGGCAAGAATCCGCCAAAGATAAGTAGCAAGGTAGACGTGTGGAGCGTGGGTGTAATCTTCTACCAATGCCTCTATGGGAAGAAGCCGTTTGGACACAACCAAAGCCAGGCGACTATCCTCGAGGAGAACACCATCCTAAAGGCAACGGAGGTGCAGTTTGCCAATAAACCCACTGTCAGTAACGAGGCTAAG AGTTTCATCCGCGCCTGCCTGGCCTACCGCAAAGAGGAGCGCATCGACGTGTTCGGGCTGGCGCGGCACGAGTACCTCCAGCCGCCCATGCCCAAGCCCCGGGGCGCCCCCGGCAACACCCACGCCCACCAACCGGCCTTCCCGCCCTCCATGTACGCCAGCTCCTCTTCCTAG
- the LOC123718316 gene encoding serine/threonine-protein kinase tousled-like 2 isoform X4 — protein sequence MEHFQAALDPRKQELLEARFLGAKVSAGAVLVESQRVTEFKPMSAGSQIQMAPQTTVNTGQPVHNNQDSNMSTGSSHSDKEVDALTPEKSAAMRGSATVPGSALVPPSGATPTIAMPERKRKRKGEEGVGGGGGGGKQRNNSDKNIREYFSKHPSSSPVRHTGAKSPSPQSANYPMYPPSPSSISSILAPGADYLRSASQQRPHPSVKQIQTEMTCQRIQELETQASSDLELRNNKIDELTRTNEELQLQVQAQNKAIDQHKSHINKCIEVVKKLLNEKSTIEKKEARQRCMQNRLRLGQFVTQRVGATFQENWTDGYAFQELTRRQEEITAEKEEIDRQKKLLMKKRPSNSEGRGKRTSSVAAPTTPQPLHNGTDPPTFLKPDPLPSLTWQEYYEADEILKLRQSALKKEDADLQLEMEKLERERNLHIRELKRIHNEDQSRFSQHPVLSDRYLLLMLLGKGGFSEVHKAFDLREQRYTACKVHQLNKDWKEDKKANYIKHALREYNIHKALDHPRIVKLYDVFEIDGNSFCTVLEYCNGHDLDFYLKQHKTIPEREARSIVMQVVSALKYLNEIKPPVIHYDLKPGNILLTEGNVCGEIKITDFGLSKVMDEENYNPDHGMDLTSQGAGTYWYLPPECFVVGKNPPKISSKVDVWSVGVIFYQCLYGKKPFGHNQSQATILEENTILKATEVQFANKPTVSNEAKSFIRACLAYRKEERIDVFGLARHEYLQPPMPKPRGAPGNTHAHQPAFPPSMYASSSS from the exons ATGTCAGCTGGCTCACAAATTCAAATGGCACCTCAAACTACTGTCAACACGGGCCAGCCAGTACATAATAATCAGGACTCCAATATGAGCACAG GATCTTCTCATAGTGATAAAGAAGTAGATGCATTAACTCCTGAAAAGTCAGCTGCTATGAGAGGTTCTGCGACTGTACCAGGCAGTGCTTTAGTGCCACCGAGTGGAGCTACACCTACTATAGCAATGCCAGAAAGGAAAAGAAAGCGAAAAG GTGAAGAAGGTGTTGGCGGGGGTGGGGGTGGTGGTAAGCAAAGAAACAATTCGGATAAGAACATTCGTGAATATTTCTCGAAACACCCATCGTCCAGTCCGGTCCGGCACACCGGGGCGAAGTCACCGTCGCCGCAAAGCGCCAATTATCCTATG TACCCACCGTCACCATCATCAATATCATCAATATTGGCTCCGGGAGCTGATTACTTACGTTCCGCCTCGCAACAGCGACCTCACCCTTCTGTTAAACAG aTTCAGACAGAAATGACATGTCAGAGGATACAAGAGTTAGAAACTCAGGCTTCGTCTGACTTAGAgctaagaaataataaaatagatgaaTTAACAAGGACTAATGAAGAGTTGCAACTTCAAGTTCAAGCGCAGAATAAG GCTATCGATCAACATAAAtcacatattaataaatgtatagaggttgtaaaaaagttattaaatgaGAAAAGTACTATAGAAAAGAAAGAGGCTCGGCAGAGATGTATGCAAAACAGATTAAGGCTGGGACAATTTGTGACTCAGCGAGTTGGTGCTACTTTCCAAGAGAACTGGACTGATGGATATGCATTTCAAGAATTAACAAG GCGGCAAGAGGAGATAACGGCTGAGAAGGAGGAGATCGATCGGCAGAAGAAGCTACTGATGAAGAAGCGGCCGTCCAACAGCGAAGGCAGAGGCAAACGCACGTCCAGCGTAGCCGCGCCCACGACCCCCCAGCCCCTGCACAACGGCACCGACCCGCCCACCTTCCTCAAGCCCGACCCTCTACCCAGTCTCACCTGGCAGGAGTACTACGAGGCCGACGAGATCCTGAAG CTACGACAAAGCGCGTTGAAAAAGGAAGATGCTGATTTGCAGCTCGAAATGGAAAAATTGGAGAGGGAAAGAAATCTTCACATCAGAGAATTGAAGAGAATACACAATGAAGATCAGAGTAGATTCTCGCAACATCCAGTGCTGTCTGACAG ATATCTGCTGCTAATGCTGTTGGGCAAGGGTGGTTTTAGTGAGGTCCACAAGGCCTTTGACCTTAGAGAACAGCGCTACACTGCTTGCAAGGTTCACCAGCTCAACAAGGATTGGAAAGAAGACAAGAAGGCCAACTATATCAA ACACGCACTCCGGGAGTACAACATTCACAAGGCCCTTGACCACCCTCGGATCGTGAAGTTGTATGATGTTTTCGAAATTGACGGAAATTCATTTTGTACAGTGCTCGAATATTGCAATGGCCATGATCTTGACTTTTATCTTAAGCAg CATAAGACAATACCGGAACGAGAAGCCAGATCAATAGTGATGCAAGTGGTGTCtgcattaaaatatctaaatgaGATAAAGCCTCCGGTGATACATTATGACCTCAAACCGGGAAATATCTTACTCACCGAGGGAAATGTCTGTGGAGAGATCAAAATCACTGACTTTGGCCTCTCAAAAGTGATGGATGAGGAGAACTATAATCCTGACCATGGAATGGATCTCACCAGCCAAGGGGCTGGTACCTATTG gtATCTTCCCCCCGAGTGCTTCGTGGTCGGCAAGAATCCGCCAAAGATAAGTAGCAAGGTAGACGTGTGGAGCGTGGGTGTAATCTTCTACCAATGCCTCTATGGGAAGAAGCCGTTTGGACACAACCAAAGCCAGGCGACTATCCTCGAGGAGAACACCATCCTAAAGGCAACGGAGGTGCAGTTTGCCAATAAACCCACTGTCAGTAACGAGGCTAAG AGTTTCATCCGCGCCTGCCTGGCCTACCGCAAAGAGGAGCGCATCGACGTGTTCGGGCTGGCGCGGCACGAGTACCTCCAGCCGCCCATGCCCAAGCCCCGGGGCGCCCCCGGCAACACCCACGCCCACCAACCGGCCTTCCCGCCCTCCATGTACGCCAGCTCCTCTTCCTAG